Proteins encoded by one window of Channa argus isolate prfri chromosome 13, Channa argus male v1.0, whole genome shotgun sequence:
- the LOC137139805 gene encoding Ig-like V-type domain-containing protein FAM187A: MPSTFSPIIFLLLCLEGWSYEAPEDKQDVFAARACPAFLTFTNAAYLAGATVELPCLCKPQQVQSVVWFFKKQSDTSDETRALTDHHGNKLLDISQVPNTGDLRSRFSIRLFGLLIFRAGTDDSGIYICGSAHKDFFYGYDLDIQEASTLSLAPRLAPQNHSKTWQVRNELGSTQPFYQVFTSFQPWSVCDRCGIPGEQIRVGLCYIHSHFLHVRYRRANQTIASCGSGAVPRTFVRLKQNRVAAKLEVRNCHVTCPVEAPPSSKLMGFLGYSSASMPVAVPVFYQNHPADHILALGCPGAGANMAVAWDQGSQPIYRFKYLDGGNLSTTSPRLLIDTGNHLVFKPAKTQDSGVYHCWLQGRRAAKIHLLVYAHLGQGQSVMSDPEFQTAFKTVLKSYAAMIAVFCLLLFCRAGVRHFRDNSGAHAE, translated from the exons ATGCCCTCTACGTTCTCTCCAATTATATTCCTCCTTCTGTGTCTTGAGGGTTGGAGTTATGAGGCTCCTGAGGATAAGCAGGATGTGTTTGCTGCAAGAGCCTGTCCTGCGTTTCTGACCTTTACCAATGCAGCCTACCTAGCTGGAGCCACAGTGGAGCTGCCCTGCCTCTGCAAACCTCAGCAG gtcCAATCAGTTGTATGGTTCTTCAAGAAACAATCAGACACCTCAGATGAGACTAGAGCCTTGACTgatcaccatggcaacaagcTGCTGGACATAAGTCAGGTCCCTAACACTGGTGACCTGAGGAGTCGATTCTCCATTCGTCTCTTCGGCCTGTTGATCTTCAGAGCAGGGACCGATGACTCTGGCATCTATATCTGTGGGTCTGCCCATAAAGACTTTTTCTATGGGTATGATCTGGACATCCAGGAGGCAAGCACACTCAGCCTCGCTCCAAG GCTTGCTCCACAAAACCACAGCAAGACATGGCAAGTGAGAAATGAACTTGGCTCTACTCAGCCGTTTTATCAGGTCTTCACCAGCTTCCAGCCCTGGTCGGTATGTGATCGCTGTGGCATACCAGGGGAGCAGATTCGTGTGGGACTCTGCTACATCCACTCCCACTTTCTGCATGTACGCTACAGACGGGCAAATCAGACCATCGCTTCCTGTGGCTCGGGGGCAGTGCCTCGTACTTTTGTTCGTTTGAAGCAAAACAGAGTCGCTGCCAAGTTAGAGGTCAGGAACTGCCACGTGACTTGTCCAGTTGAAGCCCCACCTTCCTCCAAACTGATGGGATTTCTTGGGTACAG TTCTGCTTCTATGCCGGTGGCAGTACCTGTGTTCTACCAGAACCACCCAGCAGACCATATTCTGGCCTTAGGTTGCCCGGGGGCAGGAGCTAACATGGCTGTTGCCTGGGACCAGGGATCTCAACCCATCTACCGGTTTAAGTACTTAGATGGTGGTAACCTCAGTACCACATCCCCAAGGCTACTGATAGACACTGGAAACCACCTGGTGTTTAAACCTGCGAAAACTCAGGACTCAG GCGTCTACCACTGCTGGCTGCAGGGTCGCCGCGCTGCAAAGATACATCTGCTGGTTTACGCCCATTTGGGACAGGGCCAGTCGGTGATGTCAGATCCTGAGTTCCAGACTGCTTTTAAGACCGTGTTAAAATCATATGCTGCCATGATTGCTGTGTTTtgcttgctgttgttttgcagaGCTGGAGTCAGACACTTCAGAGACAATTCTGGAGCACATGCAGAATAA